Proteins encoded by one window of Bauldia sp.:
- a CDS encoding LptF/LptG family permease, producing the protein MLGRTLSFYFARHFAKMVGAIFLLAFMLTALVTYFEFFSRAFKGDATVGLGLAAMALFKVPSLTEDSLPFAVLYGSIAAFVIANRRLEVVVARAAGVSAWQFLLPACVVGLLAGTIATGVYNPVAATLLSWSNSLGASVFIDQSKPVDVTGGNGPVWARQKADDGTESIIGSVQSFDDGLGLTAVTVFVFDANGHFRERIDAARAHYYPGAWKLEDATVTAVSSNPKRADTYELSTNLSANEVKRTFLSLDSVSFWSLRDLSAAARHAGVPSDRYDLRYNVLLSRPILLLAMVLIAANVSLRFSRSRDLGRVIITGVAVGFMLYVVMKIAWDLGSGGIVSPPLAAWLPAIVATLVGITVLLHLEDG; encoded by the coding sequence ATGCTCGGCCGCACCCTGTCGTTCTACTTCGCCCGCCACTTCGCCAAGATGGTCGGCGCGATTTTCCTGCTGGCGTTCATGCTGACCGCGCTGGTCACCTACTTCGAGTTCTTCAGCCGCGCCTTCAAAGGCGACGCGACGGTGGGCCTGGGGCTCGCCGCGATGGCGCTGTTCAAGGTGCCCAGCCTGACGGAAGACTCCCTGCCCTTCGCCGTGCTCTACGGCTCGATCGCGGCGTTCGTCATCGCCAACCGGCGGCTGGAAGTCGTGGTGGCGCGCGCCGCCGGTGTCTCGGCGTGGCAATTCCTGCTGCCGGCCTGTGTCGTCGGGCTACTCGCCGGCACCATCGCGACCGGTGTCTACAACCCCGTCGCGGCGACACTCCTGTCGTGGTCGAACAGCCTCGGCGCCTCGGTCTTCATCGACCAGTCGAAGCCGGTCGACGTGACGGGCGGCAATGGCCCGGTCTGGGCCCGGCAGAAGGCCGACGACGGCACCGAGTCGATCATCGGTTCGGTCCAGTCGTTCGACGACGGGCTGGGGCTGACCGCGGTCACGGTGTTCGTCTTCGACGCGAACGGGCACTTCCGCGAGCGGATCGATGCCGCCCGCGCGCACTACTATCCGGGCGCGTGGAAGCTCGAGGACGCCACGGTGACGGCGGTGAGCAGCAATCCGAAACGGGCTGACACCTACGAGCTTTCGACCAATCTGTCGGCAAACGAGGTGAAGCGAACCTTCTTGTCCCTTGATTCGGTTTCGTTTTGGTCACTGCGTGACTTATCTGCCGCAGCGCGTCATGCGGGCGTTCCTTCGGACCGCTACGACCTGCGCTACAACGTGCTCCTCTCGCGCCCGATTCTCCTTTTGGCAATGGTACTTATCGCTGCCAACGTGTCGCTCCGCTTCTCGCGTTCGAGGGACCTCGGACGCGTGATTATTACTGGCGTGGCCGTAGGCTTCATGCTTTATGTTGTGATGAAAATTGCGTGGGATTTGGGGAGTGGCGGCATCGTGTCGCCACCGCTGGCAGCTTGGCTACCTGCAATCGTAGCCACGCTGGTCGGGATTACGGTGCTGTTGCACCTGGAGGACGGATGA